The following are encoded together in the bacterium genome:
- a CDS encoding AI-2E family transporter, with the protein MAVIASAAEVAADLPPPRRLGAAVGGLFVLAVLYTLFIARVLILPVVLAILLSLVLWPIVRALRRLYLPEAVGAMVVLLGLASVAGYGIYALSGPAATWFAAAPEALRRIETRLRVVKQTVADVQEATSRVEQIATVGETPRLVAVQGGGSLSSLLLASTSEVLTGLGIILVLTYFLLASGDLFLRKCLRVLPTRRDRQLLLTMARELQDHISGYLLTVSLINLGVGVGVASAMALYGVPNPLLWGALAAMFNFVPYIGAGVGIVCVAAASLITFNTLGEAIAPPATYLAITTVEAYLVTPAVLSRRFTLNPVVVLITLLFWSWIWGIPGALIAMPILMTAKIVCDYVPSLSMVGELLSN; encoded by the coding sequence GTGGCAGTGATCGCGTCGGCGGCCGAAGTCGCCGCCGACCTGCCACCGCCGCGGCGGCTCGGCGCCGCCGTCGGTGGGCTGTTCGTCCTCGCCGTCCTCTACACCCTGTTCATCGCCCGCGTCCTGATCCTGCCCGTCGTCCTGGCGATCCTGCTGAGCCTGGTGCTCTGGCCGATCGTTCGCGCCCTGCGCCGTCTGTACCTGCCGGAGGCGGTTGGCGCGATGGTGGTGCTGCTCGGGCTGGCGTCGGTCGCCGGCTACGGGATCTACGCGCTCTCGGGGCCGGCCGCGACCTGGTTCGCCGCCGCGCCGGAGGCGTTGCGCCGCATCGAGACGCGCCTCCGGGTGGTGAAGCAGACCGTCGCCGACGTGCAGGAGGCGACGAGCCGCGTCGAGCAGATCGCCACGGTCGGCGAGACGCCGCGGCTGGTCGCCGTGCAGGGCGGCGGCAGCCTGAGCTCGCTGCTGCTCGCCAGCACGTCCGAGGTCCTGACCGGCCTCGGCATCATTCTGGTGCTGACCTACTTCCTGCTCGCGTCCGGCGATCTCTTCCTGCGCAAGTGTCTGCGCGTGCTGCCGACGCGACGCGATCGCCAACTGCTGCTCACCATGGCGCGCGAGCTGCAGGACCACATCTCGGGCTATCTGCTGACCGTCAGCCTGATCAATCTCGGCGTCGGCGTCGGGGTCGCGAGCGCCATGGCCCTCTACGGCGTGCCCAACCCGCTCCTCTGGGGCGCCCTGGCGGCCATGTTCAATTTCGTTCCCTACATCGGCGCCGGCGTCGGCATCGTCTGCGTCGCCGCCGCGTCGCTCATCACCTTCAACACGCTCGGCGAGGCGATCGCGCCGCCGGCGACCTATCTGGCGATCACCACCGTCGAGGCCTACCTGGTGACGCCGGCGGTCCTGTCCCGCCGCTTCACGCTCAACCCGGTGGTGGTGCTGATCACGCTCCTGTTCTGGAGCTGGATCTGGGGCATCCCCGGGGCTCTGATCGCCATGCCGATCCTGATGACCGCGAAGATCGTCTGCGACTACGTGCCATCGCTCTCGATGGTGGGCGAGCTCCTGTCCAATTGA
- a CDS encoding MATE family efflux transporter, whose translation MGRIVAADPLSASLSTVARALRTEIGPMFALAWPVAAAELGWMAMGLVDTMLVGRVGAEAIGAVSIGSHLFFAVAITGIGMLLGLDYLVATAFGAGRADDGRRALVQGLHLAVLVSAVLTAVLFVVEANLDRLGLQPNVAVATRPYLRTLIWSLLPLLLFAALRRYLQAIGCVRPVMVALVSANVINAVTGWLLVFGNWGAPALGAVGAGWATCASRVYMLAFLVVTVWRLERRAGGGAPLRWAPDRVLLGRLARLGLPAATQMLLECGVFATATVLAGSLTASALAAHQIALSAAAFTFMVPLGVSAAAAVRVGHAVGRRQPAAARRAGWAALLLGAAFMSASAVVFVSAPRLVLRVFTDAPEVIAIGITLLGVAAAFQLFDGLQVVATGVLRGVGDTRTPMLANLAGHWLIGLPIGVALCFRVGWGVAGLWIGLCAGLIAVALTLISVWARRRV comes from the coding sequence ATGGGTCGCATCGTCGCCGCCGACCCGCTGTCCGCCTCCCTCTCCACGGTGGCGCGGGCGCTGCGCACCGAGATCGGGCCGATGTTCGCGCTCGCCTGGCCGGTGGCGGCGGCCGAGCTGGGCTGGATGGCGATGGGCCTCGTCGACACCATGCTGGTCGGCCGCGTCGGCGCGGAAGCGATCGGCGCCGTCAGCATCGGCAGCCACCTCTTCTTCGCCGTTGCCATCACCGGCATCGGCATGCTGCTCGGCCTCGACTATCTGGTCGCCACGGCGTTCGGCGCCGGTCGCGCCGACGACGGCCGACGGGCGCTGGTGCAGGGCCTCCACCTCGCGGTGCTGGTCAGCGCCGTGCTGACCGCGGTGCTGTTCGTCGTCGAGGCCAACCTCGATCGCCTCGGCCTGCAGCCGAACGTCGCCGTGGCGACGCGGCCGTACCTGCGGACGCTGATCTGGAGCCTGCTGCCGCTGCTGCTCTTCGCCGCCCTGCGTCGCTACCTGCAGGCGATCGGATGCGTGCGGCCGGTGATGGTGGCGCTGGTGAGCGCCAACGTGATCAACGCGGTCACCGGCTGGCTGCTGGTGTTCGGCAACTGGGGCGCGCCGGCGCTCGGTGCGGTCGGTGCCGGCTGGGCGACCTGCGCCTCGCGCGTGTACATGCTCGCCTTCCTCGTCGTGACCGTGTGGCGCCTCGAACGGCGGGCCGGCGGCGGCGCGCCGCTGCGCTGGGCACCCGATCGCGTGCTGCTCGGTCGTCTGGCGCGACTCGGCCTGCCGGCGGCGACCCAGATGCTGCTCGAGTGCGGCGTCTTCGCCACCGCCACCGTGCTCGCCGGCTCGCTCACCGCCAGCGCCCTGGCCGCGCACCAGATCGCCCTCAGCGCCGCGGCCTTCACCTTCATGGTGCCGCTCGGCGTCTCCGCCGCCGCCGCGGTGCGCGTCGGTCACGCGGTGGGGCGCCGGCAGCCGGCGGCGGCGCGGCGCGCCGGCTGGGCGGCGCTGCTGCTCGGCGCGGCGTTCATGTCGGCGTCGGCGGTCGTCTTCGTCAGCGCGCCGCGCCTGGTGTTGCGCGTCTTCACCGATGCCCCGGAGGTGATCGCGATCGGCATCACGCTGCTCGGCGTCGCCGCCGCCTTCCAGTTGTTCGACGGCCTGCAGGTGGTCGCCACGGGCGTGCTGCGCGGCGTCGGCGACACGCGCACGCCGATGCTGGCCAACCTCGCCGGGCACTGGCTGATCGGCCTGCCGATCGGCGTCGCGCTCTGCTTCCGCGTCGGCTGGGGCGTCGCCGGCCTGTGGATCGGGCTGTGCGCCGGATTGATCGCCGTGGCGCTGACGCTGATCAGCGTCTGGGCGCGCCGGCGCGTGTAG
- a CDS encoding endonuclease/exonuclease/phosphatase family protein, whose protein sequence is MRRWLLVLLLLAACGGGSGGGAPSRDLTMAQLNILHGTSGMCTQTANCRLADRIDLLFQWIARSGCPDVVTLQEVWSGALSLLQAGAAGPCPFTYEVRVATDRLGPDESAILSRYPVLSIASQPLFPGFRKVVHTRIDHPALGPVDVYSTHLASGSDGATVPCAANTSCPAACVDAGAQTRRQCQAVQMAQYIEATHGDAAPVLIGGDFNAEPGSFEYRQFVDRGWIDVHLASGNPECDARTGRGCTSGREDENLSELESRDSNEVERIDFIFVIPARDTALCANRLDGPRDDDGDGTATGLFAAAPNPFHRRCGAAPLPICWPSDHQGVQLDLNCD, encoded by the coding sequence ATGCGCCGCTGGCTCCTCGTCCTCCTGCTCCTCGCCGCCTGCGGCGGCGGTTCCGGGGGTGGCGCGCCGTCGCGCGACCTCACCATGGCGCAGCTCAACATCCTGCACGGCACCTCGGGCATGTGCACGCAGACGGCGAACTGCCGTCTCGCCGATCGCATCGACCTGCTCTTCCAGTGGATCGCGCGCAGCGGGTGTCCCGACGTCGTCACCCTGCAGGAGGTGTGGAGCGGCGCGCTGTCGCTGCTGCAGGCCGGCGCCGCCGGGCCGTGTCCGTTCACCTACGAGGTCAGGGTGGCGACCGATCGCCTCGGTCCCGACGAGTCGGCGATCCTCAGCCGCTATCCGGTCCTCTCGATCGCCAGCCAGCCGCTCTTTCCCGGCTTCCGCAAGGTGGTGCACACGCGCATCGACCATCCGGCGCTCGGCCCGGTCGACGTCTACTCCACCCACCTCGCCTCGGGGAGCGACGGCGCGACGGTGCCCTGCGCCGCGAACACCTCCTGTCCCGCGGCGTGCGTGGACGCCGGCGCGCAGACGCGGCGCCAGTGCCAGGCGGTGCAGATGGCGCAGTACATCGAGGCCACGCACGGCGACGCGGCGCCGGTGCTGATCGGCGGCGACTTCAACGCCGAGCCCGGCAGCTTCGAGTACCGGCAGTTCGTCGACCGCGGCTGGATCGACGTCCATCTCGCGAGCGGCAATCCGGAGTGCGATGCGCGGACCGGACGCGGCTGCACCTCCGGCCGCGAGGACGAGAACCTGAGCGAGCTCGAGTCGCGCGATTCCAACGAGGTCGAGCGCATCGACTTCATCTTCGTCATCCCTGCGCGCGACACGGCGCTGTGCGCGAACCGTCTCGACGGGCCGCGCGACGACGACGGCGACGGCACGGCGACCGGGCTCTTCGCCGCGGCGCCCAATCCGTTCCATCGCCGCTGCGGCGCGGCGCCGCTGCCGATCTGTTGGCCCTCGGATCACCAGGGCGTCCAGCTCGATCTCAACTGCGACTGA
- a CDS encoding D-2-hydroxyacid dehydrogenase, whose translation MRIVVLDGYTLNPGDNPWDDLAELGELTVHDRTPPGEVVARAAGAAIVLTNKTVIDAAALARLPDLRFIAVLATGYNVVDVAAARARGVPVANVPVYGSVDVAQHTLALLLELCHRVGDHARAVREGAWSQAPDFCFWLTPPRALAGQTLGIVGYGRIGRQVARLARALGMKVLASSRLERPAGGEPPDGWRTIPDLFAEADVISLHCPLTEDNAAFVNAALLARVRPGALLLNTARGGLIDEPALAAALAEGRLAGAALDVLSREPPPPDHPLLQAPNCVVTPHIAWASLAARRRLMAATVSNVRAFLAGSPVNIVS comes from the coding sequence ATGCGCATCGTCGTGCTCGACGGCTACACGCTCAATCCGGGCGACAATCCCTGGGACGACCTCGCCGAGCTCGGCGAGCTGACCGTCCACGATCGCACGCCGCCGGGGGAGGTCGTGGCGCGCGCCGCCGGGGCGGCGATCGTGCTCACCAACAAGACGGTGATCGACGCCGCGGCGCTGGCGCGCCTGCCGGACCTGCGGTTCATCGCCGTGCTCGCCACGGGCTACAACGTCGTCGACGTCGCCGCGGCGCGGGCCCGCGGCGTGCCGGTGGCGAACGTTCCGGTGTACGGCAGCGTCGACGTCGCCCAGCACACGCTGGCGCTGCTGCTCGAGCTCTGTCACCGCGTCGGCGACCATGCGCGCGCCGTGCGCGAGGGGGCCTGGTCGCAGGCGCCGGACTTCTGCTTCTGGCTGACGCCGCCGCGGGCGCTCGCCGGGCAGACGCTCGGCATCGTCGGCTACGGCCGCATCGGCCGCCAGGTGGCGCGTCTGGCCCGCGCCCTCGGCATGAAGGTGCTGGCGAGCAGCCGCCTGGAGCGACCGGCGGGCGGCGAGCCGCCCGACGGCTGGCGGACGATTCCCGATCTCTTCGCCGAAGCGGACGTCATCAGCCTCCACTGTCCGCTGACCGAGGACAACGCCGCGTTCGTCAACGCCGCGCTGCTGGCGCGCGTCCGTCCCGGCGCGCTGCTGCTCAACACCGCGCGCGGCGGCCTGATCGACGAACCGGCGCTGGCCGCGGCGCTCGCCGAGGGGCGCCTCGCCGGCGCCGCGCTCGACGTGCTGTCGCGCGAGCCGCCGCCGCCCGACCACCCGCTGCTGCAGGCGCCGAACTGCGTCGTCACGCCGCACATCGCCTGGGCGAGCCTCGCCGCCCGCCGCCGCCTCATGGCGGCAACGGTGAGCAACGTCCGCGCCTTCCTGGCGGGCTCGCCGGTCAACATCGTGAGCTGA
- a CDS encoding YtxH domain-containing protein, with protein MAPSLALFGAGLLVGAGLALLLAPTSGRELREEISERANELRERVGAAADELEADN; from the coding sequence ATGGCGCCGAGCCTGGCGCTGTTCGGCGCCGGGCTGCTGGTGGGCGCCGGCCTGGCGCTCCTGCTGGCGCCGACCAGCGGCCGCGAGCTGCGCGAGGAGATCAGCGAGCGCGCGAACGAGCTGCGCGAGCGGGTGGGCGCCGCGGCGGACGAGCTCGAAGCCGACAACTGA
- a CDS encoding DUF1328 domain-containing protein: protein MLYWALVFLVVALVAGVLGFGGVAGTAASIAQVLFGLFLIVFLVSLLLGLVRGRPPQV, encoded by the coding sequence ATGTTGTACTGGGCGTTGGTGTTCCTGGTCGTGGCACTGGTTGCCGGCGTGCTCGGATTCGGTGGCGTGGCGGGGACGGCGGCGAGCATCGCGCAAGTCCTCTTCGGCCTGTTCCTCATCGTCTTCCTGGTGTCGCTGCTGCTCGGCCTGGTGCGCGGGCGGCCGCCGCAGGTCTGA